The Ignicoccus hospitalis KIN4/I genome includes the window TCGGATATGTCCAGACCGATGCCATAGCACTTTTCCGTAACTGTTTGAATAAACCGGCCCGTGCCGCAACCCACTTCTAGGATGCGAGATCCTTCCTCTAACTCGCGCGCTACCTTCTGGTAGTACCCTCGTTCTACGAACTTTACGGCAACCACCTCGTCGTGAAGCGGGTATATCCTCTCTAACACTCTAGTGATAAGCTTCTTCCCCGCGTGCACCCCTTCCTTCCCTGCAGGAGACTTGGACAAACCACTATTACAGTACAACTGCGCAGTTCATCCAACGTCCTCTCTCACCGTTTGGACTGCTAGGCGTTCTGTCCAAATGCCTCGTACAGCTGTCCAAACAAGCCCCCCACTCTGCTTTATCTTTCTGGACTGCTAGATCTAATCCGGGTACCACACCAGTGACCCCGGCCGAGTTCTACGAACTCATCAAGAGGTTCGAACCAGTGCCGTTGGACGGCGACATGTTAAAGTACTACGTAAAGAGGTACGAGCCGGACGAGCTCTTCGAGAAGCTAGCCTACGAAAAGGTCATGTCGGACAGAGGCACGTCGAAGGTAACCGTGGTAGGTAGCTACGGGCTCGGGAAGACCACGTTCTTAAACTTCTGGAGGACCCGCTTTGACGTTCCCTACCCCCGATCTCCCCTAGAAGCATCAATGAAGAAGTATATACCAATTGTAGTTAAAGTAACTTACGACGACAACCCTCAGAAGTTATTCTACAGCTTGCTAAAAGGCATTGAAAAGGGGTTCAAGAAGCCTGGGTGGATATATTACGTCAGCGTAAACCAAGAGTACGAAAAGTTGTTCAAGTACATAACCCAAGTCGTGGAAAACGTCCTAACGAGGTACGAGAGGTTAGGTCGGGTAGACATAGAAACGATGAAGTCTGCAATAGGTTTCATATTGGAGAATACAAACGTACCTATAGTATTCATGATAGACGGGTTCGTAGTCTCCGAGTCGTTCGAGGCCATTGCGTTTTGGTTCGACAACATCCTCCAAGGGCAGAACAAGGCAAGCTTCATAATAACGCTGACCCCAGACGCGCTTCAATCCTTCAGGATGAGGTATCCCTTCATTGTTAGTAAATTCATTGAGATACGCATTCCGGGCTACACAGCGGAAGAAGTGAAAGAGGTGTTCCGAAGGCGTGTGGAAGGCTTCGCGACCCCCGAGAACCCCTACTTCCCCTTTAGGGAGGAATGGATCGAAACTATTTGGTCCCACTTCCCGATACTCAGAGATGCAATCAAGGTTGCCCAGAGGGCTCTCACGTACGCGGCCAAGGAGGGAGTTCTCTTGGAGAAGCACATAGAGCTTGCAATAAAGGAGGCAGAAAGAGCAATGGAGACCACAGTCCTCTTCGAGTTAGACGAGTTAGACAGGATGATCTTGAAGGCCCTCACAGAGCTCGGCGAAGCGGGTCCTAGCGACGTCACTAAGTGGCTAAAGGCGCAAGGCTACGACGTGGCGAAGAGTACCGTACACTACAGGCTGAAGGAGCCCTTGTCAAAGAAGGGACTGGTCGAAAAGGTGGGCAAGAGCGGGAAGAGGGGGAAGTACAGGATAGCTGACCGCCGCTTAGTAGACTTACTCAAATATCTCTAGACAGCGTTTGGACGGGATTTGGACAAGTTGGGACGAGTCCTTGGACTCACCCTCGTCCGCGCGGTTGGATTTCCCCTAACGTTGCTACTTCCTCTGCTCTTTACTCACTACCCTTACCTACAGAGTTTTGCGTATTTGAATAGAATCATTATACAAAACCAGATGAACATAGAGTTAGAGCGAGTATCTGAAAGACAGAACGAAGCTCGTTGGGGTCGTTCAAATCAATATCCAACAAGCCGTACGAGCTCTGTCCAAACGCTGTCCAACTCTTGTCCAAAATACGTCAAGATCTAGCGCGTTTCACAGAGCCCGCCTTCGAGGGAGTTCCACAACGCCGCGAAGCCCCATACCGCCTCTTCGAGTCTAACCGTCCTGACGCCTTGACAGGGGAACAAGTTGACGAGCGCGTCCAACTCCAGATCCGGGTACTTGTCCAGCAAGCCCTTGTCGGGGGAGCCGAATAAGACCCCTACGTTAGAGCCCAAGTAATCCCTCAGCTTGCCGGGCCACGTCCCGCGGCGGCTGGTGCCCAAGGCCTTGAAGCCGGCGCCCTTGTAGAACTCTACTAACTCGTAAATGTTGTCGAAATAGTTCACCTCGAACCCTAAGTACTCTCCGCGCCATATGCCCCTCTTCGCCGGCAAGACTTTGACTACTCTCTTCTTGTCGTTGAACCCTACCAACACTAGGACGTTTTTCTTACATTTCTTTACGTTGTGCGTCACCCTCTCCGGTTCGCCCACGTCTATTGTTGCGATCGAACCCCTCTTACACTCTACTATCAGACCGAACTTAAAGAACAACCCTTCTTCCCTGTCCTTGAAGCCTTCGTTCAACGCCTTAACGGCCAGCGGTGGCAACACGCCCGCGTACTTGAGCTCCGGCTTAAGGGGGACGATTAATTTCCTCAAATAAGTGGGGTAGGACAAGTATTCTAATACGGACATCAACACGTCGGAGCCGGGCCCCTCGGGGCCGTAAACGTCCACGCTTTCCGCCCTAGCCGCAGCGGCGGCCCGCGCCAAGTACCCGGCAACCAGCGTCTTTTCCCTTAAGGAGGGGTTACTCGAGAGGGCGTCGGCGGGAATAGCTATTCGAAGGCGTCTGAACGGACACTTCAATTCCAAACCCGCCGACTCCATAAAAATGTGATATTTAAAGGGAGTTACTTCTTACCCTTCTTCTGCATCTTCTTCTCTACCTTACTCCTGTCCGAGCTCCTTTCCATGAACAAGCTAGTCCTCTGCCTACCTCCCATCCGTCACACCCCGGGAGCCCTAAGGGGACGGGGATTAAAGGCCCATGCCCCTAAAGACTAGGGGAAAGGACGTGGACAAGCTCAAGGTTGCTGTCCTAGGGGCTACTGGAATGGCCGGTCAGTGGTTCGCGTCGTTGCTCGAGGATCACCCTTACTTCGAGTTAGTGGCCTTGGGGGCTTCCAAGAGGTCGGCCGGCAAGAAGTATAAGGAAGCTGTAAGGTGGGTCATCCCCCGTCCTTTCCCTACTAAGTTCTCCGACTACGTCGTGTTCGACGCCTCCGATCCCGATGCGCTGCCCGAGAAGGTGGACTTGGTGTTCTCCGCGCTCCCCAGCGAAGTGGCAGGAGAAATAGAGTTGAAGTACTTGAAGAAGGGATTCAACGTAGTTTCGAACGCCTCACCGTTCAGACTCGAACCCGACGTACCCCTCATGAATCCCGAGATCAACTGGGATCACTTAGAACTCTTGAAGAAACAAGAGAGGTGGGGCGGCAAGCTGGTCAAGAACCCCAACTGTACTACGGCCGTCTTGACGTTACCACTCAAACCGATTATGGATGAGTTCGGTATAAAGGAGATAACTGTAACTACGCTGCAAGCTATAAGCGGGGCGGGGTTCGCCGGACTCACGGCTTACTCTATAGTTGACAACGTAATTCCTTATATCGCGAAAGAGGAGTACAAAGTCAAAGTAGAGTCCAAGAAGATGTTAGGTAAGTTGGAAGGGGACTCTATAAGGCCCGCTGACTTTGTGGTCGAAGCTACGACGACCAGGGTTCCAGTCTTAGACGGCCACACGGAAGTGGTTTACATAACTACGAAGAGGAGCGTGGACGTCGAGCAAGTAAAGGACGTGCTGAAGAGTTTCGAAAGCGAACCCCAGCGTTTGGGGTTACCTACTGCCCCGCCCAAGCCCGTGATCGTGATGGAACAAGAGGACCGTCCGCAGCCTAGGTTGGACAGAATGAACGGCAACGGGATGGCTGTTACTGTCGGAAGGATAGAGATAACCGAAACTAATAGAGTTAGGATGGTGATGGTTGGACATAACCTCCTAAGGGGCGCCTCCGGGGTCAGCCTCCTAACGGCGGAACTCATGTACAAGAAAGGTTACATAACGTAGTACTTGCTATAATCTTCGTCCTCTTCGGAGCGCTTGAACAGCTGGGGGCAGAGAGGCTCTTCCTCCTTAACTTTTTTCCTCTTCTTCTTGGGCCTAACGTCCGGGTAGAAGTAAGCGGTCTTCCCTACTATCATGTACCTCACGAGGCGGTACTTGTCCTTTATCCACGGGAACAGCGTCCTCCATTCCTTAAATACGTCGTTACTGACCACTATTCCATACTCCCGGTCGGCGACCGACAGTATGAAATAATCGGCCGGCGTGCTGGCCGGGGCTTGGAGTACAACCCCTTTGGCTATGAGCCTCTCTAGAACTTCGGGCTTGTCCACTTTGTGGCGTAAGGAGGCGTCGGCGATGGCGTAAACCTCGAAGCCCCTCTCCCTGAGGGCATTAATGACTACTAATAAGTTCTCTATCCTACCCTTCTTTCCAACCTTCGGACCGTGCATAACTACGTTGGAGGCATCAACTACTGCTACGTCTTGAGGGACTCGTACCTTAACTCGTCTAGGCTGGAGCCTCTTTTCAACAATCCTTCTCATTTTTGGGTATAGCGCGTTCGTGAGTAAGGCTAACGCGGCCGCCACGAGCGCCGTTGTAAGATATTCTGACAACGCTCCTTCGAGACGCGTTCGTTTAGCGATCTTTTTAGTTTGCCCCACTTTGGTAGTGCTAATTTTCTTGCCCCTTGGACGCGGACTTCGGAGAGCCGTGAGGTTCGTAATACCGAGTAAGGGCAGACTCAAGGACGCTACACTGGAGCTCTTAGAGAGGGCCGGGATCAGGCCGTCTTACCTCGACTCGCGCGCCTTGATAGTGCCATCTAACAAACCGAATCTGGACCTCGTCTTTGCTAGGCCGGAGGACATACCTTGGATAGTCGAGAGCGGCGCGGCTGAGGTGGGGATAACAGGTCACGACTACGTCCTTGAGTCTGGAAGGGACGTCGCAGAGATCCTTGATCTGAATTACGGTCGCTCGAAGCTCGTCTTGGCGGTTCCCCGAGATTCCGGAATAAAAAGGCCGGAGGAGCTACCCAAGGGCTTCAGGATAGCTACTAAATTCATCAATATAGCTACTGACTATTTCGAGAAGAAGGGGTTAGACGTGAAGATCGTGAAGGTCAGCGGCTCGGCTGAGGTGATGCCAGGCATCGGGGCAGCGGACGGGATAATAGACGTAATGTCGACTGGTACGACGCTTAAGCTGCACGGCTTGACGCCCATAGACGTGATATTGAGTAGCAGCGCCAGATTGATAGTTAGGAAGGACTTGCTTGACGACCCTCGCGTGGAAACGATAAAGTTAATGCTTGAGTCAGTTCTACGGGCATCTAAGAAAAAGTTGGTTATGATGAACGTACCAGACGAAGCGTTGGACGACGTACTCAAAGTGTTGCCGGCCATGTCGGGTCCTACCATAAGCAAAGTGAAGAGTGAGAAGCCTATGTGGGAGGTCATTGCGGCTGTAGACGAAGACGAGATAGCTGACATAATAGTAAAGTTGAAGAACGCAGGAGCAAAGGACATATTAGTTCTTAATGTTGAGAGACTAATCCCTTAGCCGGACGATTTTCTGCAAGAGGTCTACAGCTGCCACTAACAAGGGGACACCTAGAATTATGGCTAAGGTTTTATCGTTTATCTTTACTATTATATAACTATACAACGTGTCGCCGCTTAACACGACGACCTCGTTCTCGCTCGTTATCCCTACGGCGTCAACGCCCCTCTCGAAACTCAACCTTTGGATGATCTCGGTGCCGTTGTATATGAACAAGTTCGAGCCTCGGGAGAAGACTAAGGTTCCGCCCTCCGCGTCTACGCGCTCGCAGCCTCCTTGCGAGATCAGCTCTACTTCGTTTCCATTATTAACCGCATAGAGACCGTCCTCCGTGCAGACGTATAGGAGATGATCCAAGTCCACGTCGTTTACGCGGCTCTTGAAGGTAACGTTAAACCCGCCGAGGAGTTTGTGCACCTCCACCTCTTTGTTCCTGACCACTACTATTATTCCGTCGTAAACCTTTACAAAGTTCGATTGAGGCATAACGTACGTTATGTTATTTACGAGGTCCAGTATCACCGACACGTTGCTCTCTTGCGACGCCAGCGCCAACATACCTTCATCGGCGTGACAGCGCGAGGGCACGAACCAGACCTCTCCGACCCTCACCGGATCGAGAGGTTTAAGGTAGTATATCGAAACGCCCCCGTCGTGGGGAACGACGGCGTAAGGTCCGGCCAAACACGCCGGCGTCCCGGGGAGCTCGAGGAAGGCCTCCAGCGCGCCGCCTTGTCCGTAGAGTTGGACGGAGCCTCCGTAGAGGGCTACAACTACCCAGTGAGTGTATATGGAAAAGCAACAGACGTGGTGAACTGACATTAATAGAGTAGTTAGTATCATCGGAGGGCCGCGAAAGGCGTGACGGTTGTAGTAATAAGTGGACCACCCGGTAGCGGGAAGAGTACTGTGGCAAAGAAGCTGGCCTCGGAGCTCGGCTTGAGGTTCGTCTCCGCGGGATCCGTGTTCAGAAAGCTAGCTGAGGAGATCGGCGTATCGCTCTTGGAGTTGAACGAGATGGCGCTCAAGGATCCAGAAATAGACTTGAGGATAGACAGAATGGTACTCGAGGAGGCTAGGAGGGGGAATGTCGTAATAGAGGCCCACTTGGGCGGCTGGGTCGCCGCCCCTTACGCGGACGTGAACGTTTACTTGACGGCCCCTCTGGAAGAGAGGGCTAAGAGAATAGCCCGTCGCGATGGCATAAGTTACGAAGAAGCGTTGGAGGAGATCCTCTCGAGGGAGGAGGTGCAGTGGATAAGGTTCAGAAAGCTTTACGGGTTTGACGTAGCGAGCTTGGAAATATTTGACTTAGTCGTCAACACTGCGTTGATGGGACCCGAGGCCGTGGTCGAGACAATCAAGAGGATGTTACTTTAGCCTTTTCAACCTTTTCGACGATTTTGTCGGCTATCTTTAGGAACGCCTTCGCGGCTGGCGTATCGGGGTACTCTACGAAGAACGGTATGCCCTTGTCGTTGCTCTCCGATATCCTCGGGTCGAGGGGTATGGAGCCCAAGAAGTCCACGCCGGCTCTCTCTGCGACCCTCTTGCCCCCTCCGCTGCCGAATATCGGGTAGGTCTTCCCGTCGCACGGGCAAGTGAAGCCCGACATGTTCTCTACAATGCCGAGTATGGGCACGTTCAACCTCTTAGCGAAGTTTACGGATTTCATCACCACTTTTTGAGACACTTCCGACGGTATAGTAACTATTATCGCGCCCGTCAGGTTAGGGATCATTTGGGCCACCGTCAAGGGGGCGTCGCCCGTTCCCGGAGGCAAGTCTATTAGCATGTAGTCGGCCTCTCCCCACAAGACGTTCTCGAGGAGCTCCAGCATGGCATTGGTGAGCATCGGTCCCCTCCAAATGACTGGGGCTTCGTCGTCGGGGAGCATGAAGTCTACGCTTACTATCTTCACTCCGAGGGGTCCGGTAACCGGAATTAGGCCTTCGGGGGTGGCGTAAACCCTCTGTCCCTCTACACCCATCATTTTTGGGATGCTGGGGCCGTAGAAGTCCGCGTCCAGCACGACAACTTTCTTACCCCTGTAGGCCAAGGCAAACGCTAGGTTTGCCGTGACGAACGACTTGCCGACCCCTCCCTTACCGCTCATTACGGCTATCTTGTACTTTATTCCGCTTAATCTATCAGCAATACTCTTCTGTATCTCTTGAATGGGCCTGAAGGGAAGCTTCTTCTGAGGTGCGCTCAACTCCCTAAAACCCCGCGCAACTCAGCATTACAAAAATAAAAAGTCTAATAGAGTGGCTTCGGGCAAAATTTGAGCGTCTCGGCTAGAGCGCCAACCAAAGTTACCTTGTTCGGGGAACACTCAGTAGTCTACGGCAAGCCGGCCATAGTATTCTCTATGCCGATTTACATAAATGTGAAGCTGAGCCTCAGCGACGATCTAATGGTAATAACTGGCCCTGTGAGCCTTAGAAGCGTAGATTTAGTGATTTCCAAGGACAAAATAGAGGTCGGCGACTTGGTGAGGAAACAAATGGAGAAGTACGTTTCATACGTCGTTGAAGCCTTGCAAACCATTGGGGTGGAAGGCGCGAGGGTGGAGATAGAGTCGCCCATGCCGGTGGGCGCGGGAGTCGGCACCAGCGCGGCAGTAACTGTCGGTACGATAGCGGCGGCGTGTGCCCTAAAGAGGTGCGGGCTGAACAAGGAGGGAATCGCCAAGCTCGCTTGGGAGGTCGAAAAGAAGGTTCAAGGGAAGGCCAGCCCTATGGATACTTTCGCTTCGGCCTTGGGCGGCGTTTTATGGATAGAGAAGGAGGACAGCGGGTGGAAAATAGAGCGGTTAAGCGTGGACCAGCTCCCGCTAGTCGTCGGGATTTTTGAGAAGAGGAAGACGACAGCTGAGCTCGTGAGGGAAGTGGCCTTAAAGGTTCAACGATCCGAGATCTATAAGGACATAATCGAGCTTATGGGAAAAATAGCCAGGGAAGCCCGTGAGGCCTTGATCAAGGGAGACCTCAAGGAGCTGGGGGAGCTTATGAAGCTAAACAACGCCATGCTCGAGGCGTTAGGACTGGTGACCAAAGAAGTATCGAATGCGATACACGCGGCCGAGTTAGCTGGGGCTTACGGCGCGAAAGCGTCGGGCGCGGGGAGCGGCGGGGCAGTCGTAGCGCTGGCCGAGGACGTTAAAGCGGTGAGGGCAGCGCTCTTGGCCTCCGGGGCCAAGAAGGTCTTCATCGTAGAGAACCCCTCCCGAGGTGTCGAACTTATATAGATATCGCTATATTTACGCCGTTTTTAAAAACCAGACGGGTGAGCAAGACACGGGAAGGGCGTCATGAAGAAAACCTCACTATTCCTCCTCGCGCTCCTAGCTGCGCCGCTCTTCGCAATGTCCAACGGCGCCCCCAACTTTGGGTGTACCATGTGCCACCAAGACGCGAAGCCTCTCAGCCCTCAACACATAGTAATCAAGGGCCTCCCCCAGTACTACGAGCCCGGTAAGAGCTACCGCATAACTATTGAGGTAACCGACGCTAACGAGTGCACCCCCGCCATGACCGCTTGCGGCGGCTTCGCGCTCCAAGCGAACGCCGGCGAGTTCAAGGTAGTTGATCCTACTAACACCTTCATAGCTCACCCCACGCCCACTGAGTCGTTTGTGACCCACACTAAGGAAGGTAGCATGAAGAGGACTTGGACCGTCGAGTGGGTCGCCCCCAAGGAGAGGAAGCCCGTAACCTTTAGGGTGGCAGTAATAGCGGCCAACGGCGACGGCAGCCCCTTCGGCGACTACTTCGGCATGAAGACTTTCGTCTTACAGCCGGCGGTCCCCGGAGTGAACCCCACGGTAACTACCACCCAAGGTAACGTGATAACCATAACCAAGACCGTTTGGGTAACTGTTACTATAACTAAGACCATAACTGTGACTCTGAGCGGCTAAAGGTAATTTTTGTACTCTTTCGTCTCTCGCTTCACGACACGCTTCCCTTACCCTTAAATTTAGGCCTTCGTTCGTGGCGAACGAAGGGGTGAGATCGTGAGCGCGGCTAGCTATGATAACGAGGCTAAGATCAGGCAAGCGAAGACCATGCTTATGAGGGTGATAAACGACCCGGCCGTCCCCAGGAACATCCGGAGGGCTTGTATAGAAGCCGTGAGGCACTTAGAGAACGAGCGCTTGAGCCCGGGCGTGAGGGCGGCCAACGCGATAAGTGCTTTGGACGAGATAGTGCAAGACCCCAACATGCCTATACATACGAGAATAACTATATGGAACGTCGTAACCCTCCTCGAGACAGTGAAGGACTAAAGGGGTCGATAATGGAAAAACCTAGGGTCAGGGTAAGAGGTATCTACGCAACGGCTGTAGCTAAGGTTTTATTGGACGAGGGGCTCGAGCTGAGTGACCTCTCGAAGAAGCTCAAGGAGAGAATAGGACACGAGGGCTCTCCCGAGCCTCCTCACGTAACTGTCAAGCAGTCGGATGACAACCCTGACCAATTGGTTATCATCGGGTTTCCCGAGGAGACGGATAAGGTTATTCAAACGCTCAGAAAGAGCATGCCCTATTCTGTACACCACTTAGCGAGGC containing:
- a CDS encoding winged-helix domain-containing protein — encoded protein: MTPAEFYELIKRFEPVPLDGDMLKYYVKRYEPDELFEKLAYEKVMSDRGTSKVTVVGSYGLGKTTFLNFWRTRFDVPYPRSPLEASMKKYIPIVVKVTYDDNPQKLFYSLLKGIEKGFKKPGWIYYVSVNQEYEKLFKYITQVVENVLTRYERLGRVDIETMKSAIGFILENTNVPIVFMIDGFVVSESFEAIAFWFDNILQGQNKASFIITLTPDALQSFRMRYPFIVSKFIEIRIPGYTAEEVKEVFRRRVEGFATPENPYFPFREEWIETIWSHFPILRDAIKVAQRALTYAAKEGVLLEKHIELAIKEAERAMETTVLFELDELDRMILKALTELGEAGPSDVTKWLKAQGYDVAKSTVHYRLKEPLSKKGLVEKVGKSGKRGKYRIADRRLVDLLKYL
- a CDS encoding putative RNA uridine N3 methyltransferase encodes the protein MKCPFRRLRIAIPADALSSNPSLREKTLVAGYLARAAAAARAESVDVYGPEGPGSDVLMSVLEYLSYPTYLRKLIVPLKPELKYAGVLPPLAVKALNEGFKDREEGLFFKFGLIVECKRGSIATIDVGEPERVTHNVKKCKKNVLVLVGFNDKKRVVKVLPAKRGIWRGEYLGFEVNYFDNIYELVEFYKGAGFKALGTSRRGTWPGKLRDYLGSNVGVLFGSPDKGLLDKYPDLELDALVNLFPCQGVRTVRLEEAVWGFAALWNSLEGGLCETR
- the asd gene encoding aspartate-semialdehyde dehydrogenase; amino-acid sequence: MPLKTRGKDVDKLKVAVLGATGMAGQWFASLLEDHPYFELVALGASKRSAGKKYKEAVRWVIPRPFPTKFSDYVVFDASDPDALPEKVDLVFSALPSEVAGEIELKYLKKGFNVVSNASPFRLEPDVPLMNPEINWDHLELLKKQERWGGKLVKNPNCTTAVLTLPLKPIMDEFGIKEITVTTLQAISGAGFAGLTAYSIVDNVIPYIAKEEYKVKVESKKMLGKLEGDSIRPADFVVEATTTRVPVLDGHTEVVYITTKRSVDVEQVKDVLKSFESEPQRLGLPTAPPKPVIVMEQEDRPQPRLDRMNGNGMAVTVGRIEITETNRVRMVMVGHNLLRGASGVSLLTAELMYKKGYIT
- a CDS encoding NYN domain-containing protein translates to MAAALALLTNALYPKMRRIVEKRLQPRRVKVRVPQDVAVVDASNVVMHGPKVGKKGRIENLLVVINALRERGFEVYAIADASLRHKVDKPEVLERLIAKGVVLQAPASTPADYFILSVADREYGIVVSNDVFKEWRTLFPWIKDKYRLVRYMIVGKTAYFYPDVRPKKKRKKVKEEEPLCPQLFKRSEEDEDYSKYYVM
- the hisG gene encoding ATP phosphoribosyltransferase, with amino-acid sequence MRFVIPSKGRLKDATLELLERAGIRPSYLDSRALIVPSNKPNLDLVFARPEDIPWIVESGAAEVGITGHDYVLESGRDVAEILDLNYGRSKLVLAVPRDSGIKRPEELPKGFRIATKFINIATDYFEKKGLDVKIVKVSGSAEVMPGIGAADGIIDVMSTGTTLKLHGLTPIDVILSSSARLIVRKDLLDDPRVETIKLMLESVLRASKKKLVMMNVPDEALDDVLKVLPAMSGPTISKVKSEKPMWEVIAAVDEDEIADIIVKLKNAGAKDILVLNVERLIP
- the cmk gene encoding (d)CMP kinase, whose protein sequence is MTVVVISGPPGSGKSTVAKKLASELGLRFVSAGSVFRKLAEEIGVSLLELNEMALKDPEIDLRIDRMVLEEARRGNVVIEAHLGGWVAAPYADVNVYLTAPLEERAKRIARRDGISYEEALEEILSREEVQWIRFRKLYGFDVASLEIFDLVVNTALMGPEAVVETIKRMLL
- a CDS encoding Mrp/NBP35 family ATP-binding protein, with protein sequence MSAPQKKLPFRPIQEIQKSIADRLSGIKYKIAVMSGKGGVGKSFVTANLAFALAYRGKKVVVLDADFYGPSIPKMMGVEGQRVYATPEGLIPVTGPLGVKIVSVDFMLPDDEAPVIWRGPMLTNAMLELLENVLWGEADYMLIDLPPGTGDAPLTVAQMIPNLTGAIIVTIPSEVSQKVVMKSVNFAKRLNVPILGIVENMSGFTCPCDGKTYPIFGSGGGKRVAERAGVDFLGSIPLDPRISESNDKGIPFFVEYPDTPAAKAFLKIADKIVEKVEKAKVTSS
- the mvk gene encoding mevalonate kinase: MSVSARAPTKVTLFGEHSVVYGKPAIVFSMPIYINVKLSLSDDLMVITGPVSLRSVDLVISKDKIEVGDLVRKQMEKYVSYVVEALQTIGVEGARVEIESPMPVGAGVGTSAAVTVGTIAAACALKRCGLNKEGIAKLAWEVEKKVQGKASPMDTFASALGGVLWIEKEDSGWKIERLSVDQLPLVVGIFEKRKTTAELVREVALKVQRSEIYKDIIELMGKIAREAREALIKGDLKELGELMKLNNAMLEALGLVTKEVSNAIHAAELAGAYGAKASGAGSGGAVVALAEDVKAVRAALLASGAKKVFIVENPSRGVELI
- a CDS encoding Reeler domain-containing protein, encoding MKKTSLFLLALLAAPLFAMSNGAPNFGCTMCHQDAKPLSPQHIVIKGLPQYYEPGKSYRITIEVTDANECTPAMTACGGFALQANAGEFKVVDPTNTFIAHPTPTESFVTHTKEGSMKRTWTVEWVAPKERKPVTFRVAVIAANGDGSPFGDYFGMKTFVLQPAVPGVNPTVTTTQGNVITITKTVWVTVTITKTITVTLSG
- a CDS encoding UPF0147 family protein: MSAASYDNEAKIRQAKTMLMRVINDPAVPRNIRRACIEAVRHLENERLSPGVRAANAISALDEIVQDPNMPIHTRITIWNVVTLLETVKD